Proteins from a genomic interval of Cupriavidus sp. WKF15:
- the hpnJ gene encoding hopanoid biosynthesis associated radical SAM protein HpnJ, protein MKTLFLQAPSYDGFDGGAGSRFQTKREIRSFWYPTWLAQPAALVEGSRLVDAPADGLSLETTLGIAEQYELVIIHTSSPSFPSDIQFAEHLKRRKPAVLIGMVGAKVAVDPHGSLTASDALDFVCREEFDFTCRDIAQGLPFASILGLSYRLPDGAIMHNEGRPILEDMDQLPFVAPVYKRDLTTRNYFSGYLKHPYVSLYTGRGCKSRCTFCLWPHTVGGHRYRTRSVENVLEEVKWIRDNMPEIKEIMFDDDTFTDLRPRAEEIARGLGKLGVTWSCNAKANVPYSTLKVMKENGLRLLLVGYESGDDKILVNVKKGLRTDMARQFSDDCRKLGIKIHGTFILGLPGETHETIKKTIEYAKEINPHTIQVSLAAPYPGTVLHKQAVENGWLNDSKVITLLNDSGTQASTIGYPHLSREEIYLGVEEFYKRFYFRPSKIWEIVREMLMSWDMMKRRLQEGVEFFKFLRARKA, encoded by the coding sequence ATGAAAACGCTGTTTCTGCAGGCACCTTCATATGACGGCTTCGATGGGGGAGCGGGCTCGCGCTTCCAGACGAAGCGCGAGATCCGGTCGTTCTGGTATCCGACATGGCTCGCCCAGCCCGCTGCGCTGGTCGAGGGCAGCCGCCTCGTGGATGCTCCGGCGGACGGCCTGTCGCTCGAAACGACGCTTGGCATTGCCGAGCAATACGAGCTGGTCATCATTCATACGAGTTCTCCGTCGTTCCCAAGCGACATTCAGTTCGCGGAACACCTGAAGCGGCGCAAGCCTGCGGTCCTCATCGGAATGGTCGGCGCTAAAGTGGCTGTCGATCCTCACGGCTCGCTTACCGCCAGTGATGCACTCGACTTCGTGTGCCGCGAAGAATTCGACTTCACCTGCCGCGACATCGCGCAGGGCCTCCCGTTCGCGTCCATTCTCGGGCTCAGCTATCGTCTGCCCGACGGCGCCATCATGCACAACGAAGGCCGGCCCATTCTCGAAGACATGGACCAGCTTCCGTTCGTCGCGCCCGTCTATAAGCGCGACCTGACGACCAGGAATTACTTCAGTGGCTATCTCAAGCATCCCTATGTGTCGCTCTACACGGGACGGGGCTGCAAATCCCGATGCACGTTCTGCCTGTGGCCGCACACGGTCGGGGGGCATCGCTATCGCACGCGTTCGGTCGAGAATGTTCTCGAAGAGGTGAAGTGGATCCGGGACAACATGCCCGAGATCAAGGAGATCATGTTTGACGACGATACCTTCACCGACCTCAGGCCGAGAGCGGAAGAGATCGCCCGCGGCCTTGGCAAGCTGGGCGTGACGTGGTCGTGCAATGCCAAGGCGAACGTGCCTTACTCAACCCTCAAGGTAATGAAGGAGAACGGCTTGCGGCTCCTCCTCGTCGGCTACGAATCCGGCGACGACAAGATTCTCGTCAACGTCAAAAAGGGCCTGCGCACCGATATGGCGCGCCAGTTCAGCGACGATTGCCGCAAACTCGGCATCAAGATCCACGGCACGTTCATTCTCGGGCTTCCCGGCGAGACGCACGAAACGATCAAGAAGACGATCGAGTACGCGAAAGAGATCAACCCCCACACCATCCAGGTGTCGCTCGCGGCGCCCTATCCGGGTACGGTCCTTCACAAGCAGGCGGTCGAGAACGGATGGCTGAATGACAGCAAGGTCATCACCCTCCTCAATGACTCCGGCACCCAGGCTTCGACCATCGGCTATCCGCACCTGTCGCGCGAAGAGATCTATCTTGGCGTGGAGGAATTCTACAAGCGGTTTTATTTCAGGCCATCGAAGATCTGGGAAATCGTGCGCGAGATGCTGATGAGCTGGGACATGATGAAGCGGCGCTTGCAGGAAGGCGTGGAGTTCTTCAAGTTTCTGCGCGCCCGCAAGGCATGA
- a CDS encoding MFS transporter — protein sequence MPLDPTTMAAPAHPPVSSQDADQKTPMSKASAITAITIGGALELYDSGVYNFFATLIIPLYFPVGNPFGQLLLSFGTFGAGYLMRPLGGLVIGAYADRFGRKPAVLLSMWLMAFSALILVVTPPYAAFGIMAPILMIVARLVQGFAIGGEMGSATAMLMEYADERSRGFYTSWQTASQGIAAVFAALVALGLSHTLSASALEHWGWRVAFLIGILVIPVGQVIRRRLEETLEPPARKKAAAGGWQLMRLHWRELVASVLLMTGLAAAVHLIAYYLPNYASFQLNIPRGEAVWAGFVAAGMMVIFGPIAGWLSDRVGRRTMVWWSRVALLVMAYPAFVLINAFPSLTCLLLVVGCLAIPMAMTSPATLVLVSEVLPQRLRATGMAVTYYVAIAVFGGFAQLFSTVLIHMTGSPNAPAFYLIGCGLVSLLGLAMVPETLGRKLS from the coding sequence ATGCCCCTCGATCCCACCACCATGGCCGCACCGGCGCATCCGCCGGTTTCAAGCCAGGACGCGGACCAGAAGACACCCATGTCGAAGGCGTCGGCCATTACGGCCATCACCATCGGCGGCGCGCTGGAGCTGTATGACTCCGGCGTCTACAACTTCTTCGCCACGCTGATCATTCCGCTCTACTTCCCCGTGGGCAACCCGTTCGGCCAGCTGCTGCTGTCGTTCGGCACGTTCGGCGCGGGCTACCTGATGCGCCCGCTCGGCGGCCTGGTGATCGGTGCCTATGCCGACCGCTTCGGCCGCAAGCCGGCGGTGCTGCTGTCGATGTGGCTGATGGCGTTCAGCGCGCTGATCCTGGTGGTGACGCCACCGTACGCGGCCTTCGGCATCATGGCGCCGATCCTGATGATCGTGGCGCGGCTGGTGCAGGGCTTCGCGATCGGCGGCGAGATGGGCTCGGCCACCGCCATGCTGATGGAGTACGCGGACGAGCGTTCGCGCGGCTTCTACACGAGCTGGCAGACGGCCAGCCAGGGCATTGCCGCGGTCTTCGCCGCGCTGGTGGCACTCGGGCTCAGCCATACACTGAGCGCCAGCGCCCTCGAGCACTGGGGCTGGCGCGTCGCGTTCCTGATCGGCATCCTGGTGATTCCCGTCGGCCAGGTGATCCGGCGCCGGCTGGAAGAAACGCTGGAGCCGCCTGCCCGCAAGAAGGCCGCCGCCGGCGGCTGGCAACTGATGCGCCTGCACTGGCGCGAGCTGGTGGCGAGCGTGCTGCTGATGACCGGCCTGGCCGCCGCGGTGCACCTGATCGCCTACTACCTGCCTAACTACGCCAGCTTCCAGCTGAACATCCCGCGCGGCGAAGCGGTCTGGGCCGGCTTTGTCGCCGCGGGCATGATGGTCATCTTCGGCCCGATCGCCGGATGGCTGAGCGACCGGGTCGGACGCCGCACCATGGTGTGGTGGTCGCGCGTGGCCTTGCTGGTGATGGCCTATCCGGCCTTCGTCCTGATCAATGCCTTCCCCTCGCTGACCTGCCTGCTGCTGGTGGTCGGGTGCCTGGCGATCCCGATGGCGATGACCTCGCCTGCCACGCTGGTGCTGGTCAGCGAGGTGCTGCCCCAGCGCTTGCGCGCCACCGGCATGGCGGTGACCTACTACGTCGCCATCGCGGTATTCGGCGGCTTCGCCCAGTTGTTCTCGACCGTGCTGATCCACATGACCGGCAGTCCCAATGCGCCGGCGTTCTACCTGATCGGCTGCGGCCTGGTCTCGCTGCTCGGGCTGGCGATGGTGCCGGAAACGCTGGGGCGGAAGCTTTCATGA
- a CDS encoding IclR family transcriptional regulator C-terminal domain-containing protein encodes METTRPLGIGQAQADTVRVARPQSDLLGSFSGDPNFMLSLARGLTVLEAFSERKRPLTISQVAQRTQLSRASVRRCLYTLEQLGYVSQQDGQFALRPRVLHLGHAYFSSTSMVSLSQPILDNLSARIHETCTLAILDGTDILYLVRSEVQRVVNYSLGMGSRLPAYCTSNGRLLLAHQPASVLDGFFEHAELRPRTLQTKVSRQELESCFERARELDYVIVDEELEPGLRAIAVPVRSAAGIVLAGISVSVRAAKVTEAEMVTRLLPPMREAAAAIGRLITS; translated from the coding sequence ATGGAGACTACCCGCCCCCTCGGCATCGGCCAGGCCCAGGCCGATACGGTCCGCGTTGCCCGCCCCCAGTCCGACCTGCTCGGCAGTTTCTCCGGCGACCCGAACTTCATGCTGTCGCTCGCGCGCGGCCTGACCGTGCTGGAAGCGTTTTCCGAGCGCAAGCGCCCGCTGACGATCTCGCAGGTGGCGCAGCGCACGCAGCTGTCGCGCGCGTCGGTGCGCCGCTGCCTGTACACGCTCGAGCAGCTCGGCTACGTGAGCCAGCAGGACGGGCAGTTCGCGCTGCGCCCGCGCGTGCTGCACCTGGGGCATGCGTATTTCTCGTCGACGTCGATGGTGTCGCTGTCGCAGCCGATCCTCGACAACCTGAGCGCGCGCATCCACGAAACCTGCACGCTGGCCATCCTGGACGGCACCGACATCCTGTACCTGGTGCGCTCGGAAGTGCAGCGCGTGGTCAACTATTCGCTCGGCATGGGCAGCCGGCTGCCGGCCTATTGCACGTCCAACGGGCGCCTGCTGCTCGCGCACCAGCCGGCGTCGGTGCTCGACGGCTTCTTCGAGCATGCGGAACTGCGGCCGCGCACGCTGCAGACCAAGGTGTCGCGCCAGGAACTGGAGAGCTGCTTCGAGCGCGCCCGGGAACTGGACTACGTGATCGTCGATGAAGAGCTGGAACCGGGCCTGCGCGCAATCGCGGTGCCGGTGCGGTCGGCCGCCGGCATCGTGCTGGCAGGCATCAGCGTAAGCGTGCGCGCCGCCAAGGTGACGGAGGCCGAGATGGTGACGCGCCTGCTGCCGCCGATGCGCGAAGCCGCCGCGGCCATCGGGCGGCTCATTACGTCGTGA
- a CDS encoding flagellar brake protein, which yields MSLQDSSESTQAGSGAQDEIDAQAGAAQPDERYRLTHTSQIGTVLRDLSWQKCLITVRTRTGHQFVTSVLHIDPVSRTFIFDWCNADAERQALMTSDENAFSGLLRGVPVNFMVGRPAATRYEEGPAFVVEFPEKLYHFQRRRHFRARTLVTKGYRCEIRNPDNSVLALDVADLSLSGVGLRSKTVGEDRLPVGTMVSRCRLDFRELGKVDIDLQVVGHWLVGNDDSAIHHYGCAFVNPDGRMENFLQRLVFSLELAHRG from the coding sequence ATGAGCCTCCAAGATTCTTCCGAGTCCACCCAAGCCGGTTCCGGCGCGCAAGACGAAATCGATGCGCAGGCGGGCGCGGCGCAGCCCGACGAGCGCTACCGCCTGACCCACACCTCGCAGATTGGCACGGTGCTGCGCGACCTGTCCTGGCAGAAGTGCCTGATCACGGTGCGCACGCGCACCGGCCATCAGTTCGTGACCTCGGTCCTGCACATCGATCCGGTCAGCCGCACCTTCATCTTCGACTGGTGCAATGCCGATGCCGAGCGCCAGGCGCTGATGACCTCGGACGAGAACGCGTTCTCGGGCCTGTTGCGCGGCGTGCCGGTCAACTTCATGGTCGGCCGCCCGGCGGCCACACGCTACGAGGAGGGCCCTGCCTTCGTCGTGGAGTTTCCCGAGAAGCTCTACCATTTCCAGCGCCGCCGCCATTTCCGCGCCCGCACGCTGGTGACCAAAGGCTACCGCTGCGAAATCCGCAACCCGGACAACAGCGTGCTGGCCCTTGATGTCGCCGACCTGTCGCTCTCTGGCGTGGGCCTGCGCTCCAAGACCGTGGGCGAGGACCGGCTGCCGGTCGGCACCATGGTGAGCCGCTGCCGGCTGGACTTCCGCGAGCTGGGCAAGGTCGACATCGACCTCCAGGTCGTCGGGCACTGGCTGGTCGGCAACGACGACAGCGCCATCCATCATTACGGCTGCGCCTTCGTGAACCCGGACGGCCGCATGGAGAACTTCCTGCAGCGGCTGGTGTTCTCGCTGGAGCTTGCGCACCGCGGCTGA